A segment of the Fusarium oxysporum f. sp. lycopersici 4287 chromosome 4, whole genome shotgun sequence genome:
ctaATCACCCTACCCCAATGACTGAGGAAGTCAAATCTATCTCGCCCTTCGGCATTGCCCGCTCAACTGTCAAGGGCGAGCCTCTCTCCAAGGAGGAGATCCAGCAGTACaatgacttcttcaaggccAGCTGCTACCTCTCCTTAGGTATGATCTACCTCAAGGAGAaccctcttcttcgagaaCCCCTCAAAGCCGATCATCTCAAGCTTCGATTGCTTGGTCACTTTGGCTCTGCCCCCGGCCAAATCTTCACATACATGCACTTTAACCGTCTGATCAAGAAGCACGATCTTGAcgctctcttcatctctggTCCCGGACACGGTGCCCCCGCTGTCCTGTCTCAGTCTTATCTGGAGGGTGTCTACACCGAGGTGTACCCCGACAAGACTCAAGATGCTGAGGGTATGCAAAAGTTCTTCAAGAGCTTTTCGTTCCCTGGTGGAATTGGCTCCCATGCTACTCCGGAAACCCCCGGATCTCTTCACGAGGGTGGTGAACTGGGTTACTCCATCTCACATGCTTTTGGTGTTGTCTTCGATAACCCCAACTTGATTGCTCTTACTATGGTCGGTGATGGTGAGGCCGAGACTGGTCCCCTGGCTACCGCCTGGCACAGcaacaagttcctcaacCCAATTGTTGACGGTGCTGTCCTCCCTGTTCTTCACCTTAACGGTTACAAGATCAACAACCCTACAGTCCTTGCTCGAATCTCACACCGAGAACTCGAATGCCTCTTCATCGGTTATGGCTGGCAGCCATACTTTGTTGAGGGTGACGATGTTGAGACTATGCACCAGGCTATGGCTGCTACTCTCGAGCACTGCGTGGACGAGATTCGAAAGATTCAGAAGGAGGCTCGTGAGTCCGGCGAGGCCAAGCGACCTCTGTGGCCTATGATCGTTCTCCGAAGTCCCAAGGGCTGGACTGCCCCTCGAAAGGTTGACGACAACTACCTGGAAGGTTACTGGCGAGCTCACCAGGTCCCCATCGCAGACCCCGCCACAAACCCTGCTCacctcaaggtccttgaAGATTGGATGCGAAGCTACGAGCCTGATCGTCTATTTGACGAGTCTGGCGCGCCTATTGCCTCTCTCCGTGCTCTTGTGCCTGAAGGTAACCGACGAATGAGCGCCAACCCCGTCGCCAACGGTGGTGCACTTAGGAAGCCGTTGAGAATGCCCAACTTCAAAGACTATGCCATCAAGGTTGACAGCCCCGGAAATGTCATGAACGCCAGCATGACCAACATGGCTGTCTTCCTCAAGGATGTCATTGCTGAGAACCAGACAAACTTCCGTCTCTTTGGTCCTGATGAGACTGAGTCTAACAAGCTTGGCGGTGTCTACGCTGCCGGAAAGAAGGTCTGGATGGGCGAGTACTTTGAGGAGGATGCCAACGGTGGTAACCTTGCCAAGGCTGGCCGTGTTGTTGAGATGCTTTCTGAGCATAACTGTGAAGGCTGGCTCGAGGGTTACCTCCTTAGTGGTCGTCACGGTCTTCTCAACAGTTACGAGCCTTTCATTCACGTTATTGACTCTATGGTCAACCAGGTATGCAACATGATTTGTCCTAATGTCACTCTTACTGACTATCCCTATAGCACTGCAAGTGGATCGAGAAGTGTCTCGAGGTTGAGTGGCGAGCCAAGGTTGCCTCTCTTAACATCCTCTTGACTGCCGTGGTCTGGCGTCAAGACCACAACGGTTTCACTCACCAAGATCCTGGTTTCCTCGACGTTGTCGCCAACAAGAGCCCCGAGGTTGTCCGCATCTACCTTCCTCCTGATGGCAACTGCCTGCTTTCTGGTATGTCTAACTCGCGATCTTAGTCTGATCTTGACTAACTTGTCACAGTCATGGACCACTGTCTTCGATCAGTCAACTACGTTAACGTTGTCGTTTCTGATAAGCAGGAGCATCTTCAGTACCTCTCCATGGACGCTGCCATCGAGCACTGCACCAAGGGTATTGGTATCTGGCCTCAGTTCTCCACCGATGCTGGACAGGATCCCGACCTGGTCATGGCCTCTTGCGGTGATATTAGCACCCACGAGTCCTTGGCTGCCATTGATCTCCTGCTTGAGCACTTCCCTGAGCTCAAGATTCGATGCGTCAACGTTGTCGATCTCTTTAAGCTGATCCACCCCAGCGACCACCCCCACGGTCTTCCCGACTCTGAGTGGACCAGCCTCTTCACTGATGACACTCctgtcatcttcaacttccacAGTTACCCCTGGATGGTGCACCGCCTGACATACAAGCGTCCTGGTAGCCGCAACCTCCACGTTCGCGGTtacaaggagaagggcaacATCGACACGCCTCTCGAGCTTGCCATTCGCAACCAGACTGATCGATTCAGTTTGGCTATCGATGCTATCGACCGCATGCCTCAACTCCACAACCGGGGCGCCTCGGCCCGCCAGGCTCTCCTCAATGCACAGATCCAGGCCCGTAACGAGGCTTTCGAGACAGGCATGGACCCTCCCTTCCTCAAGAACTGGACCTGGAAGCGCAATGGCCTTTGGAAGAAGGTTGCCGACGGCCTTGTCTCTCGATAGACGGATATAGAAACATTATACAGGTCAAGGAGAAACGGATGCAACCCATCGCTGGATATCCCTTCACGGTACCAAAGATTTCTAGACGGAAACGAATAGATGAAATAAATTCAACAAAAATAAGACGGTGGGCGTTGCTGGACGGTCGGTTATCATGTTAACAAGATGTTATGGCTTTCCtatttcttctcatctctttTACGAATTTCCATAGTTATGCAATACGAATCGTTCAAAATAGGTTCCCACGAAACACTCAATTCTGAACTGCCTCTCTCTTCATATGATACTGCGTCATGCCCAGATCAGGGAACTCACTTGTTCCAACGACCCTGAACCCGAACTTCTCATACAGGCCCCTTCCTTCGCTAGAGCTATTCAAATAAGACATCCAACCTTCTCGATCGGctttctcaacaccaaatcTCATTAGCGCAGATCCTACGCCCCGTCGCTGTGCTTCTTTTGCAGTGGCGATCGTGCTTAGGAACCAATGCCTCTCACCAGCGACGTGTTTCAAAGTCGCATCAGCATTCCTCTGAAAGAAATCCGCCGCGGTCGCTTGGTCTCCTGAACCAGGAAACGTAGAAGGATCGATCTGCTTCCCCGACAATGGTGGGTTTTCTCTGCGAACCCAGCGCGCCCAGCCGAGGATTTTAGAATCGTCCTCTGCGACGAGCATGAAATTGTCATCCTTGTCGTCGATGTTGGTTTGGAGAAATGAGGTTTGGAAAGCTTGGACATCAGGAGATGATGGGGAGAAGCAACGCTTGTTTAgaggcgaggaagagaatgcggagaagaagacggcaaGCATTTGGGGGATGTCTTCGGGCGTTGCTGGGCGGATTGTTATGGGTGACATGATTGCGGTTGGTGATAGAAATCAAGGTTGGTGAAAGGTTGAAGTTGTGATTTAGGTAAAATGAAGGGAATGTTGGTATAAGTTCTTTGGCCAATGGGGTGAGTCACGCCGATAAAGCAAAAGCATCTTCGCCTCTGTTAAGATATCAACCAGTCAGCCGCAAACACTAATACAGAGCATCTCCTCTCACTGCGCGCGTCACTTCTGATGCTGTCACAAGCACAGCAAGGAACCAGGCCGGCACAAGACGTAGGTTTAAACACTGACTAGCCTTTCTCTAATTTGCTACTACAAGTATTGGTCAACTCAATCATGGCTTGTGATTCGCCAGACAACTAGCTGAAGGCGACTATGTTCTTCAACTAGGTCAGTTTCCTGACTAGTCCAGACACTCTCGTAGTATTCCCATAATTAATTCCGACTTCCTGAACGCCCCGTTGCCAAACCGACCCGTTGCCGCGCTATATCGCTCTAACCAAGATAACTGCTTTACAGCTACAGAGCCTTGACTGACTGAAAGAAAGGGTTTGCCTGCAGCTCTGCATTTGCCCCAACAAGCTCTTTCAAAGCAGCGACTTGCTCCTCGCGGCTCATATTCCCTGCCTTGACCTTATCCTTCCACTCCACCAAGACTCGCTTGAGCATGGCACTACCCGTCTCAACGTCTTGCTTGCTGTACTGCAGTGCTAAATCTTCGTGCTTGGTAGTAAAGTCCTCAAGCTCGTCTGCCTTGCGTTTGGCCATACGGACAACCTTGTCCGGGAAGCGAACTAGCTCGGCGACGTGGATGCCGAAACTCTGGTCACACACACCTGGTGCGACCTTGTACAGCAACGTCACTTCGCGCTTCGCATCCGCTTCTGAAGTCGCTGCTGCGCTAGTGCCGCCGATGTGCGCCGTGACATGGAGGTTCTGTACTTGCGGATACTGGTCGGCGAGAGCTGTGAGTTCGTGGAAGTGAGTGGCAAACATGGCAGAGCAGCCGATCTCCTTCACAATGTGCTCTGAGATAGCCCATGCAAGACCGAATCCGTCGTATGTCGATGTACCACGCCCAAGTTCGTCAATAATGATCAAGGACTCTGCCGTAGCTGACTTGAGGATGTTGGCAGTTTCAAGCATCTCGGCCATGAAGGTCGAGACACCCTTGAGCTGCGAATCGCTAGCACCTACACGTGCCAATATGGAGTCATAAATGGTCAACTCGGCTTCTGCGCAAGGCACGAAACACCCAACCTGCGCCATAAGTGCAATGACGCCCGTTTGTCGGATGTAGGTTGACTTGCCACCCATGTTGGGGCCGGTAATGATGAGGAAAGACGACTTGTCACGAGTAAGCTCGATATCGTTCGTGATAAACTGAACATCGTCCTGGAGTTCCATGCAAGGATGGCGGGCTTCGCGAAGTATCGTCTGGCCCTCGCCACGAGCGTGGATCTTGGGTCGGACATACGACTCAGGGGCATGGACTGAGGCGTGGGAAAGGGAAACGATTACGTCAAGGTGGGCAAGAACACCAGCTAGGCGCTCTAGAACTGGGCAGTAGGAGGAAGCAACTTGAACAACTTCGTGAACAAGACTGCTTTGTGTTCTGTTGTAGTTCTGAGATAGCTGATCATACTCGCGACGATAAGCCTGCAGCTTCTTGGTCGTGAAATAAACACCGTTTTTTTGTGTCGAGCACTCTTGATACTTGGAGTTGTTTCGAATGCAGCCAGCCTCTTGTCGTGTGAGACGCATGCAAACTCCGTGTACCTTGTGGCTGGTCTCAAGGAAGATCTTCTTGTCGGGATCTTGGCCTAGGTCTTTAGCCGAAGCCGTGAACTCGGCACGAATATCCTTGTCAAGCTGGTCAAGTTTCTTTCGGATGATACGCAAGCTTTTATCAAAATCGGCTTTAATAATGTACTCATGTCGATCAAGAGCGTCGAGATCAACGGTTTGCTCCACCATATCCTGCAACTTGCCCAAGCTATCAGAAAGGTCGCGAAGCTTGATAGTGTATGCCTCGTCGAGGGGGTCTTTATAATTCTCATCCATGACACCTTCAAATGTGCCAATAAAGCCAGGTAGACGGATGACAACCTGATATGCGCGGACGACGTCCTCCAGGTTAGCTTTGCCTCGCTGGAAGCGCTTTGAAAGTCTGTAAAGGTCAGGAATGGATCGAAGGTGTTCCTCCTGGAGTGTCTGTCGGAGTTCAGTATCAACATAGAAAGCTTCCACCAACTGTTGACGCTTCTCAATCTCCGTCTTGCTCATCAAAGGCTGCTTCAACCACTGTGCCAAGAGTCGACTACCAACTGGTGTCTTGCAGTGGTTGAGTACACCAAAGATGCTCATCGTTTTGGATCCATCTCGAGGACCTGGCATAAGGTTAAGGGCCTTTAGAGCAGCAGCATCTAGCTTCATGAAATGTGCCAGGTCATGTTGGTATAGCTGATATTGGCCAAAGTTGGAAGGATCCTGCAGAACGCCGAGGTATTTGATCAAAGATGCAGCAGATCCCATGGCCAGCTTAAGATCAGTCTGTGGGAGAAGAGAAGCCGATCGCTCATCCTTGAGCAGACGTGCCAGGTCTTGTTCAATATCCCGGGTTCCAAAGTCGCCAGCTGGTCTCTCTGCGATAGCCACACCGCAATTATCAATaatcttcttcagcttggaCAATTCGGgatccttctccttttcgCTCTTGTCAATCTGTATCAAACACTCACGGACACCAAGCTGGATAAGGAGTGCCTCGAAATTGGAGTAGAGGTCGTTGTCGAGAAATTCGCTTACACCAAGCTCGCGGACGCTGGCATCGGCGAAGCAAACACCGACATTTCGAGCTTCGGAGGCCTTTGTGGAGATTTTGACGGCGAGAATCATAGGCGCAGACTCAACCTGGCCTCCAAGgtcatcctcaacatcttgTAAGTTACCTGGCGAAGCCTGCTTGATACACTTCCAGTTCATGCGACCGGAAGGGCTTTGCCAAATCTCAACTCGTTTTCCCAGTTTGAGTAGGGCTTCTCGAAGGAATTGTCGGAATACGGTCATGGTCATGGTGACTGAGGGTAGTCCGGAGTGGTCATTTCGGCCGAGTTGTCGGACAACAGAAGTTGTCTTGTAGACCTGTAAAATGGATTTAGCATTGCTTAGAACGATATCGCAGAAGTAGCATACAGTTTTGGCAATATATGTGGCATCTTGGCCATGTGAAGTGTACCAATCTCCTCGGTCAAAGATGCGGATCGTGTCTTCGTTGACGGCTGGCAATGATTTGTAGAAACGAATGAAGCCGCCCTCGTCATCGAGCTGGACAGATAGAATCAGTTGGATATATTTCGAAGTAATTGATTTTCGGTAGGTACCTTTAGTTCTGGTCGTGAAGCCATAATAAGTCGATTGTCTTGTGAACTCCTGATACAAAGTCAAGCAACGTAAGGGTCTTGTCGTAGTAAAAGTGCCTGAGAGACGTTGTACTTGTCGCGTCACTAGCTCCCGCATTGGCCGGGAGACGCGTTTTTGTGGGTTCTCAGTTAAAGTGGTGACGCGAAACCATGGCTCTGCATAAGTTAGGCCGTGCATAATGCTTGCATAGATGCATAAAGGTGCCTTCCTGAGAATGCTATCCATTCACGTGCACAACA
Coding sequences within it:
- a CDS encoding phosphoketolase — protein: MTEEVKSISPFGIARSTVKGEPLSKEEIQQYNDFFKASCYLSLGMIYLKENPLLREPLKADHLKLRLLGHFGSAPGQIFTYMHFNRLIKKHDLDALFISGPGHGAPAVLSQSYLEGVYTEVYPDKTQDAEGMQKFFKSFSFPGGIGSHATPETPGSLHEGGELGYSISHAFGVVFDNPNLIALTMVGDGEAETGPLATAWHSNKFLNPIVDGAVLPVLHLNGYKINNPTVLARISHRELECLFIGYGWQPYFVEGDDVETMHQAMAATLEHCVDEIRKIQKEARESGEAKRPLWPMIVLRSPKGWTAPRKVDDNYLEGYWRAHQVPIADPATNPAHLKVLEDWMRSYEPDRLFDESGAPIASLRALVPEGNRRMSANPVANGGALRKPLRMPNFKDYAIKVDSPGNVMNASMTNMAVFLKDVIAENQTNFRLFGPDETESNKLGGVYAAGKKVWMGEYFEEDANGGNLAKAGRVVEMLSEHNCEGWLEGYLLSGRHGLLNSYEPFIHVIDSMVNQHCKWIEKCLEVEWRAKVASLNILLTAVVWRQDHNGFTHQDPGFLDVVANKSPEVVRIYLPPDGNCLLSGMSNSRS
- a CDS encoding DNA mismatch repair protein msh-2 → MASRPELKLDDEGGFIRFYKSLPAVNEDTIRIFDRGDWYTSHGQDATYIAKTVYKTTSVVRQLGRNDHSGLPSVTMTMTVFRQFLREALLKLGKRVEIWQSPSGRMNWKCIKQASPGNLQDVEDDLGGQVESAPMILAVKISTKASEARNVGVCFADASVRELGVSEFLDNDLYSNFEALLIQLGVRECLIQIDKSEKEKDPELSKLKKIIDNCGVAIAERPAGDFGTRDIEQDLARLLKDERSASLLPQTDLKLAMGSAASLIKYLGVLQDPSNFGQYQLYQHDLAHFMKLDAAALKALNLMPGPRDGSKTMSIFGVLNHCKTPVGSRLLAQWLKQPLMSKTEIEKRQQLVEAFYVDTELRQTLQEEHLRSIPDLYRLSKRFQRGKANLEDVVRAYQVVIRLPGFIGTFEGVMDENYKDPLDEAYTIKLRDLSDSLGKLQDMVEQTVDLDALDRHEYIIKADFDKSLRIIRKKLDQLDKDIRAEFTASAKDLGQDPDKKIFLETSHKVHGVCMRLTRQEAGCIRNNSKYQECSTQKNGVYFTTKKLQAYRREYDQLSQNYNRTQSSLVHEVVQVASSYCPVLERLAGVLAHLDVIVSLSHASVHAPESYVRPKIHARGEGQTILREARHPCMELQDDVQFITNDIELTRDKSSFLIITGPNMGGKSTYIRQTGVIALMAQVGCFVPCAEAELTIYDSILARVGASDSQLKGVSTFMAEMLETANILKSATAESLIIIDELGRGTSTYDGFGLAWAISEHIVKEIGCSAMFATHFHELTALADQYPQVQNLHVTAHIGGTSAAATSEADAKREVTLLYKVAPGVCDQSFGIHVAELVRFPDKVVRMAKRKADELEDFTTKHEDLALQYSKQDVETGSAMLKRVLVEWKDKVKAGNMSREEQVAALKELVGANAELQANPFFQSVKAL